From one Brachypodium distachyon strain Bd21 chromosome 4, Brachypodium_distachyon_v3.0, whole genome shotgun sequence genomic stretch:
- the LOC106866597 gene encoding uncharacterized protein LOC106866597, producing the protein MTGPDADPLTEKGPSKGSAAERAANQPSRKKKVAFRPAPMEGGWAHDYLLPSSTSPEDLVQLEEAGFFPKGDGILLDGEEFKLDHERRLGCIVVFSAWFHGSLCVLVHPFLMEFLETYGIELAQLHPSAIVKLNVFRWLCETALHEEPSMKLLLFYFTVEVRESLTPDGFSLSAFGSVNLRLRPGFEDDFLLMPGRSTVKLFDKWGSQWLFLRASKTRLRHSGDLPRYSGAGGLKEVPHPGELRSTDLWKVTKIKEVSAERSFRDLIEEMVMAGHFMMRSRPRSELGIPQAFHPPQAVTTSTFS; encoded by the exons ATGACGGGTCCCGACGCTGATCCCTTGACCGAGAAGGGGCCGTCCAAGGGCTCCGCGGCGGAGCGTGCAGCGAACCAaccgtcgaggaagaagaaggtcgcCTTTCGTCCGGCTCCGATGGAGGGCGGTTGGGCCCATGACTACCTTCTCCCGTCTTCGACGAGCCCTGAGGACCTTgtccagctggaggaggctgGATTTTTCCCCAAGGGGGATGGTATCTTACTTGACGGGGAGGAGTTCAAGCTTGACCACGAGCGGCGTCTAGGGTGCATCGTGGTGTTTTCGGCTTGGTTCCATGGCAGCTTGTGTGTACTCGTACACCCCTTCCTGATGGAGTTCTTGGAGACGTATGGCATCGAGCTGGCCCAGCTTCACCCTTCGGCGatcgtgaagctgaacgtgttcCGCTGGCTGTGCGAGACggcgcttcacgaggagccctcgatgaagctgctgctgttctatttcaccgtggaggtgagggagtcgCTTACTCCCGACGGCTTTTCCCtgagcgcctttggttcggtgaacctgaggcttcgtcCCGGCTTTGAAGACGACTTTCTGCTCATGCCGGGAAGGAGCACGGTGAAGCTGTTTGACAAGTGGGGGTCCCAGTGGTTATTCCTTCGGGCTTCGAAGACGCGACTTCGACACTCGGGTGATCTTCCTCGATACTCGGGGGCTGGAGGCCTCAAGGAGGTGCCTCACCCTGGCGAGCTTCGGTCGACCGACCtttggaaggtgaccaagatcAAGGAAGTGTCTGCTGAGAGGagctttcgtgacctcatagaggagatggtgatggcggggcATTTCATGATGAGGAGTCGTCCGAGATCCGAGCTTGGGATTCCTCAGGCTTTCCATCCTCCACAAGCCGTCACCACAT CGACGTTTTCCTAG